CACGCTGTGATCGTCGCGGGCGAGCCACGCCATTGAGTTTGGGGTGTCCTCCATCGGCAGGCCGTGACGCTGCTGGAGCAGCCGCCCCCCGGCAAGCCCGGGTTTCAGAATGCGTCCCGGATCCGGTTCACCCGCGGACGTTCGCCGTCGGCCAGATGGACTTCCATGACGTCGAACCTCCATGGCAGATCCCGTCTGCCCAGGCGGGTCAGCCAGGCATTCGCGCCCCGCTCGATCAGTTTCCGCTTCGTGGCGTCCACCGCATCATAGGGCCGGATGGGGGAACCCTCGCGGCGGGTCTTCACCTCGACGAACAGCAGCAGGTTCCCGTCCCGCGCGACGATGTCCACCTCCCCGCCGCCCCGCGCCCTGAAGTTCCTCGCCAGGATCTTGCTCCCGTCCGCGCGCAGCCATGCGGCCGCCACCTTTTCGCCGAACGCACCCATCCACGCCTTGCTCCGGCCGGTGCCGTCAGCGGAGGTCAAACGGCAGCGGCAGTTGAGCGACGGGCTGAAACGAGAAACGATGATGGCGGCAAGGGCCGTGAATACGGAGCGCTTCAAGGTGGTTCTTCGTGCCATATCCCTGGTGTTGGGCAAAGCCGTATTGGGGGAATTCTTCGTGGAGTGATCCCATCAATTCGTCCCGGGTGACCTTGGCGATGACGCTGGCCGCGGCGATGGAAAGGGAGAGGCTGTCCCCTTTGATGATGCCTTCGTGGGTGAATGGAAAATCCCGCACCGGCAGGCCGTCGATGAGGCAGTGGTCCGGAACGGAGGTGAGTCCCTCGACCGCCCTCCGCATCGCCAGATGGGTGGCGCGCAGGATGTTGAGGGAGTCGATCTCGGAAACCTCCGCCATGCCGACACTCCAGGTCACGCGGGGATCCCCCGTCAGTTCCTTGTAGAACTCACGGCGCTTCGGGGCGTTGAGCTTCTTTGAATCATCCAGACCCTTGCAGCGGAAACGTGCCGGCAGGATGACAGCCGCCGCCGTGACCGGCCCGGCGAGAGGCCCGCGCCCCGCTTCATCGATGCCAGCGACGATGAGCTTCCCGGCTTTCCGGTGTCTGTTCTCGAACGAAAGGTCGGGCACGCGCCCGTCTTACCATCCACCACAGGTCCGGTGCAACGCCGGGTGTCACCAGGAGGGGAATCCGTAGGGATGGGAAATCAGCGGCCCTGGCCTTCGATCTGGCGCAGGTATTGTCCGGCGGCGATCTTCGGCAGCGGGGAATATCTACCGGTGGTGGATGGCCCTGACTTCCTGACCGGCGCGGGAACGGACGATGGGCCAGCCAAGCCCCCCAATCCGGCCAATGAATCCGGAGCCTGGACCTGCCGTGTCCTTGCCACGTCCTTTCGCTCCCTGTGGCGACAAGTCCTGAGGTCAAGGACTCTCAGCCCCACGTCCGGGATTATCGCGGA
The sequence above is drawn from the Akkermansiaceae bacterium genome and encodes:
- a CDS encoding YraN family protein, whose translation is MTSADGTGRSKAWMGAFGEKVAAAWLRADGSKILARNFRARGGGEVDIVARDGNLLLFVEVKTRREGSPIRPYDAVDATKRKLIERGANAWLTRLGRRDLPWRFDVMEVHLADGERPRVNRIRDAF
- a CDS encoding ribonuclease HII, translating into MPDLSFENRHRKAGKLIVAGIDEAGRGPLAGPVTAAAVILPARFRCKGLDDSKKLNAPKRREFYKELTGDPRVTWSVGMAEVSEIDSLNILRATHLAMRRAVEGLTSVPDHCLIDGLPVRDFPFTHEGIIKGDSLSLSIAAASVIAKVTRDELMGSLHEEFPQYGFAQHQGYGTKNHLEALRIHGPCRHHRFSFQPVAQLPLPFDLR